ATGCCCTGATCTCGCGCTTGGCGAAAGGCAAGGGCAATCTGATTCTCTACATCGATGAAGTACACACGCTGGTCGGCGCCGGAAATCCCTCCGGCGGTATGGATGCGGCCAATCTGATCAAGCCGGCGCTGGCGCGCGGCACCTTCAAAGTGATCGGCGCAACCACCCTGGAAGAGTATCGCAAGTACATCGAGAAAGACAAGGCGCTGGATCGCCGCTTCCAACGGGTGATGGTCGAAGAACCAACCTTCACCGAAGCCCAGGAGATTCTCTCCGGCGTGCGCGATACCTACGGCAAGCATCACAATCTTGCCATCCCTGATCTCGTGGTGGACGAGGCGATTCGACTCTCGCAGCGCTACATCGGCGACCGGTTCCTGCCCGACAAGGCAATCGATCTGCTCGATGAAGCCGCCGCGTCCTTCCGCCTCAACTGCACGCGCGCCAAGAACGAAATTCCCGCGCTGCGCAAGATGGCCGATGAGATCAAAGCTCTGCTGGGAACGCAAGTGGCGGCCGACAGCGACGAAGCATTGAGCGAGGAAGCCCGCCGCCGGATCGATGAGTTTAACGATCGGTTTGAAGAAACATTTTCGTTGTGGGTGGGGCGGGTTTAGACGGGTTGTTGCGCGGGCGCAGTCCCGGCGCAATCGCCGAGAGAAATACGAATCAGGCTTGAACGGAAAGATGGAATGAGCGGAGAGAAAACTCAAATCGCCAAGTTTCGCGAGAATCTGGAAAAAATCGATCGGCTGGAAAAATTCGTGACGGCCGAGAAGCAAACCCTGGGCTCCGAGGACGTGGCCTATGTCATCTCGCGCTGGACGAAAATCCCGGTCTCGCGCATGATGGAGGACGAGAAAGAGAAACTGCTCCACCTCGAGCAGCACCTCGGGCAACGGGTCATCGATCAGGATGACGCCATCAAAACCATCTGCGAAGCGGTACGGCGCTCGCGCTCCGGGATCAAACGCCACAACCGGCCGATCGGATCGTTCCTGTTCCTCGGCTCCACCGGTACCGGCAAGACGGAACTGGCCAAGACACTGGCGGAGTTCCTGTTCAACGACGAAAAAAACATGATCCGCTTCGATATGTCGGAATTCATGGAGAAACACTCGGTGGCAAAACTGATCGGCGCGCCCCCGGGCTATGTTGGCTACGAAGCGGGGGGGATGCTCACCGAAAAGGTGAAGCGTAGTCCGTACTCGGTGGTCCTGTTCGATGAGGTCGAGAAGGCCGATCCGGATGTGTTCAACATCATGCTGCAGCTACTCGACGACGGCCGGCTCACCGATGGCCAGGGCAATACGATCGATTTCACCAATACCATCGTCATCCTGACTTCGAACTTCGGCTCGAACTACATTCTCGACTGCTACCGCGAAAACAAGCCGGTCGAGCGCGAAGAAATGATGCAGGTGCTGAAAGCCAAGTTCCGGCCCGAATTCTTGAACCGGCTGGAGTGGATCATCTTTCGGCCCCTGACCGAGAAGGGCATCAGCGCGATCGTCAATATCCAGTTGAAGGTGATCAACAAGATTCTCAAGGATCAGAAGATGAAGATCTCCTGCACGCCCGAGGCCATGAAGGCGCTGGCGGAGCGGGGATATAATTTCGAGATGGGCGCGCGGCCGTTGCAGCGGGTGATGGAGAAAGAAATTCTCAATCCGCTCTCGGTCGGCATCATCGACGGCCGCTTCCCGGAAGGGTCGCAGGTCGAGGTGCGTTTCACCGGCGAAAATTTTGAAATTGTGAGAATATAAGCGAGGAATCAGGAGGAAACCATGGCAGATCAATTCCGAATTGCCGCCCCTCATATCGGCACCACCGAGTACAAGGAGAAAAGCGATTCGATTCCGGTCGATCTCTTGCCGTCGAATAAGATGGTCTACTTGACCAAACTGAATTCGCGCGAGGAGACCGAACCCGAGTTGACGCGGTGCAAGAATTTGAAGGAAGTATTCGCGAAATTCCAGCCGACGCAGGAAATCACCGTCAACAAGCAGGACGGTTCGGAAGAGTCCGTCGAGCTGGGATTCAATTCGATGAAAGATTTCGGCTCGATGGAAATCATCAAGAAAAACCAGTACCTCTGGGAAAAATACAACGAAGTCGAAATCCTGCGCAACCTCAAGAACCTGCTCGAGAAACCGAATTCCAAGCTCAAAAAGGAGCTGTCGAATCCGGCCAAAAAGGAAGAGTTCTTGAACGTCATTAAGTCTTACATCGAGAAACTGTAACCGGGGAAGAGGTAGTCATGGCTGATCAGGAAAAAGACCAACAGCAACAGGCTGAAGTCAAGGTCAAGGAGAAAACCGACCTAAAAGACATCCTCGGCGCCGGTTTTGTCGGTTACGAGGTGATTAAGGATCATCTGTCGCACTTCACGAGCCAGGACGGCGTGTACATCGAAGGCGCCAAGTTCCTGGATCCGAAGAACGAATCCTTCAACAAGTTCCTGTCTTCGGACGAATTCAAAGATCGCCGCAAACAGCTCAAGCAGCGCCTGAGCGTCTGGGCGAGCTTGTTCGAGGCCGGCGATGCCACTTCCGACGAGTTCAAGGACAAACTCGACAATCTGATTGCCGAAGCGGACAAGAACCTGTCGGAGAACATGAAGAACATCCACGCGACAATCCGGCCGCTGGAAGTCGCCTATCGCGGTGTCGACCTGTTCTTCCAGAACGCCGCCGCCCGGCCCGATGCGGAGATCTACGCCTACTTCGCCAACGTCGGCATCTCCGATCTGACCGATCCGAACGACCGCGAGAAGTTCGAGTACATCAACCGCCAAGTGCACGACATTTACGGCCTCTACGACATCACCAATTGCTACTCGCTCTGCTGCATTCCGGGATACCTCGGCAGCGTGAAGGACATCGACACGGTGGCGCGCGACATGGGGATGCCGAGCAAGCTCCACGTGCTGACCGACTTCAAGCACTTGAACAGCTACGAAGAGCTGTCGGAAGAGCTGGACGATCCATCCTACGATTCGCTCCGC
The DNA window shown above is from Candidatus Zixiibacteriota bacterium and carries:
- a CDS encoding AAA family ATPase, which produces MSGEKTQIAKFRENLEKIDRLEKFVTAEKQTLGSEDVAYVISRWTKIPVSRMMEDEKEKLLHLEQHLGQRVIDQDDAIKTICEAVRRSRSGIKRHNRPIGSFLFLGSTGTGKTELAKTLAEFLFNDEKNMIRFDMSEFMEKHSVAKLIGAPPGYVGYEAGGMLTEKVKRSPYSVVLFDEVEKADPDVFNIMLQLLDDGRLTDGQGNTIDFTNTIVILTSNFGSNYILDCYRENKPVEREEMMQVLKAKFRPEFLNRLEWIIFRPLTEKGISAIVNIQLKVINKILKDQKMKISCTPEAMKALAERGYNFEMGARPLQRVMEKEILNPLSVGIIDGRFPEGSQVEVRFTGENFEIVRI
- a CDS encoding type VI secretion system contractile sheath small subunit gives rise to the protein MADQFRIAAPHIGTTEYKEKSDSIPVDLLPSNKMVYLTKLNSREETEPELTRCKNLKEVFAKFQPTQEITVNKQDGSEESVELGFNSMKDFGSMEIIKKNQYLWEKYNEVEILRNLKNLLEKPNSKLKKELSNPAKKEEFLNVIKSYIEKL